The nucleotide window GAGGGGTACCCGGAGGTCGCCGGGCTCTTCCGCGACACGGCCGAGGGGGAGACCGGCCACGCCCACGGCCACCTCGACTACCTCAAGAAGGTCGGCGACCCCGCGACGGCGCTGCCGATCGACGACGTCGCCGCGATGCTCAAGTCGGCCGTGGCCGGCGAGACGCACGAGTACACCGACATGTACCCGGGCATGGCCCGCACGGCGCGCGAGGAAGGGTTCCCCGAGATCGCCGACTGGTTCGAGACGCTGGCCAAGGCCGAGCGTTCGCACGCCGGGAAGTTCCAGCGCGCGCTCGACACGTTCTGATCGGCCGCGGCGCGCCGGGCGCTCCCGCCCCGTCCCGGCG belongs to bacterium and includes:
- a CDS encoding rubrerythrin family protein, with the translated sequence MTQLNGTKTHANLKEAFAGESQANRRYLYFAKAADIEGYPEVAGLFRDTAEGETGHAHGHLDYLKKVGDPATALPIDDVAAMLKSAVAGETHEYTDMYPGMARTAREEGFPEIADWFETLAKAERSHAGKFQRALDTF